A stretch of Coccidioides posadasii str. Silveira chromosome 2, complete sequence DNA encodes these proteins:
- a CDS encoding uncharacterized protein (EggNog:ENOG410PN24~COG:T) — protein sequence MASSSMRRASSSSAVDISQLEITKIPAEKIWPPMDPHYTLAPDPLPPNSYIKQQSLLYYSDTPASLEPGHQILAEVEACEVLQSHPHPNIAQYLDCVTKNGRITGLCFIKYSMNLFQRLKKESSCDRILCLQEIESAIRHMHTLGLIHNDLNPSNIMMDKMDNPVIIDFDSCQREGTKLGLKTGTVSWAMEDPIYATQQNDFFGLSKIQRLLMGEEGKT from the coding sequence ATGGCGAGTTCTTCTATGAGGCGTgcctcttcatcttctgcaGTCGACATAAGTCAGCTAGAGATTACCAAAATCCCTGCAGAAAAAATCTGGCCACCAATGGACCCCCATTACACTCTGGCTCCTGACCCTTTACCTCCAAACTCCTACATCAAGCAGCAAAGCCTTCTATATTATAGTGACACTCCTGCTTCCCTGGAGCCAGGTCATCAGATACTGGCTGAGGTGGAAGCATGTGAAGTGCTTCAAAGCCACCCACACCCCAACATTGCTCAGTACCTTGATTGTGTTACCAAGAATGGCAGGATAACAGGGCTCTGTTTTATCAAATACTCAATGAACCTGTTTCAGAGACTAAAGAAGGAAAGTTCTTGTGACAGAATTCTTTGTCTACAAGAGATTGAGAGTGCCATCAGACATATGCATACTTTGGGGCTCATACACAATGATCTTAATCCATCAAACATCATGATGGATAAGATGGACAATCCTGTAATTATAGACTTTGATTCATGTCAGAGGGAAGGAACTAAACTAGGACTCAAGACAGGAACAGTCAGTTGGGCAATGGAAGATCCCATCTATGCAACCCAGCAAAATGACTTCTTTGGCCTCTCAAAGATTCAAAGACTCCTGATGGGAGAGGAAGGGAAGACATAG
- a CDS encoding uncharacterized protein (EggNog:ENOG410PHP6~COG:S~TransMembrane:9 (o14-35i47-68o95-115i136-153o165-189i361-380o400-430i451-470o502-520i)~BUSCO:3706at33183), translated as MAFFSPQTARPPPVGSGIFAAFAVVSIFFLVLLLLRHYLPLRSTPAYLALPVFLALALPASVILLVPIDLTSSTSGSSPSGIWLPSRVMLVSWRITYWLTFVLTWLILPLLGEYVDSGHRTPKARIAYSLRSNARYQLLMLSCGIVGLVYVLIQNGFRFSSLKSLVMALAYVWGLVLAIYLMGHGLVAIPRGLWRNVNPGNRLRRLQSRAPLIYDRLIDAKSSLEDIRARVSQLERRKTSVPLDLQDWIDDLVEGADFPGAGPPQLALADASRSTGPVVITERYLAELTRNLNRARHKNARFTDAWSRLVQEAADCQAIIDSSTSKHLEFSRYTSHSTLSHRRSLLTPYLRHVLHFHVLPAVRIVCAGLFSIASACIVWSEFVKSFAPSISIVSLSVTHAYHGTATVSFLGQMVASGWLLYMCSAAFAGVTDTKVWGNRALVRRNTYGESACWYAGLIARLTVPLAYNFLTLLSRDVQHQTTFYDFLGRFIDLTPLGKGFDYFFPIFILVPVAATLFNMYGKVRNALGFGLLEGEDSAADDPTGVGIGTWREGRELINQELSGPGFLGLSSRSAVPGNRYTDSGDNGHTIPRRGPTLRVPPSHRSSSSLPQYEYSATSRGINVHQPVSDDEDDESPFQSFVHRVKNTFETAGKPKWLQRVDSELRRPRWMRGDHDNDNDDDDDDVEEQGRGSGNSSGLNRLFGP; from the exons ATGGCTTTCTTCTCGCCCCAGACTGCCCGTCCTCCTCCGGTGGGCTCGGGCATATTTGCGGCCTTTGCCGTCGtttccatcttcttcctcgttctcctcctcctcagaCACTACCTACCCTTGCGGAGCACGCCAGCGTACCTCGCCCTGCCCGTGTTCCTGGCCCTTGCTCTTCCTGCAAGCGTCATTCTCTTGGTCCCCATCGATCTCACTTCGAGCACGTCCGGCAGCTCCCCGTCAGGAATATGGCTTCCGTCCCGCGTGATGCTTGTCTCCTGGCGGATAACCTACTGGCTTACATTCGTTCTCACATG GCTGATTCTCCCTCTACTTGGCGAATACGTTGATTCGGGACATCGGACACCGAAAGCCAGAATCGCCTACTCCCTCCGATCGAACGCCCGCTACCAACTCCTTATGTTGTCCTGTGGCATAGTCGGCCTTGTATACGTTTTGATCCAGAATGGCTTTAGGTTTAGCTCCCTGAAGAGTCTTGTCATGGCCTTGGCATACGTTTGGGGCTTGGTTCTGGCTATCTATCTCATGGGCCACGGTCTCGTGGCTATACCGAGGGGTCTCTGGAGAAACGTAAACCCAGGCAATAGGCTACGGCGTCTTCAGTCCCGGGCTCCCCTGATATACGATCGCTTGATCGATGCTAAATCCAGCCTTGAAGATATTAGAGCCCGAGTGAGCCAGCTGGAGAGGCGCAAAACGAGCGTGCCATTAGACCTGCAGGACTGGATAGACGATCTGGTGGAAGGCGCAGATTTCCCAGGGGCCGGACCCCCTCAGTTGGCTCTAGCCGATGCATCAAGGTCCACCGGCCCCGTCGTTATCACGGAGAGATACCTGGCGGAGCTTACGAGAAATCTGAACCGCGCGCGCCATAAGAATGCCCGCTTCACAGACGCTTGGAGTCGACTTGTGCAGGAAGCAGCCGATTGCCAGGCGATCATCGATTCTTCAACCTCAAAACACCTCGAATTCAGCCGGTACACGTCGCATTCTACTCTTTCCCACCGCCGTTCACTGCTGACTCCATACCTTCGCCACGTGCTCCATTTCCATGTCCTTCCGGCGGTCCGAATCGTATGCGCTGGTCTCTTTTCAATCGCATCCGCCTGCATTGTTTGGTCAGAATTTGTCAAATCATTTGCACCCAGCATCTCGATTGTCAGTTTGAGTGTCACCCACGCCTATCATGGTACGGCGACAGTTAGTTTTCTCGGCCAGATGGTGGCCTCGGGCTGGCTGCTCTATATGTGTTCGGCCGCTTTCGCCGGCGTAACTGACACAAAAGTCTGGGGCAACCGCGCTCTTGTGCGGCGAAACACCTACGGCGAGAGTGCCTGCTGGTACGCCGGCCTGATAGCCAGGCTCACCGTTCCCTTGGCGTACAACTTCCTTACTCTCCTCTCCCGGGACGTTCAACATCAGACCACTTTTTACGACTTCCTCGGCCGCTTTATCGATCTAACTCCGCTTGGGAAGGGATTCGACTATTTCTTTCCGATCTTCATACTGGTTCCTGTCGCCGCCACACTGTTCAACATGTACGGCAAGGTCAGAAACGCCTTGGGATTCGGATTACTCGAGGGCGAGGACAGCGCTGCGGATGACCCTACCGGCGTTGGGATCGGTACGTGGCGTGAAGGCCGCGAGTTGATCAACCAAGAGCTGAGCGGTCCGGGGTTTCTTGGGCTCTCTTCTCGTTCAGCCGTCCCCGGCAATCGGTACACCGATTCTGGTGATAACGGTCATACCATCCCGCGTCGAGGTCCTACATTACGAGTTCCCCCCTCACACAGATCATCCAGTAGTCTGCCGCAGTACGAATACTCTGCTACGAGCAGGGGCATAAACGTTCACCAGCCGGTTTCGGACGACGAAGATGATGAGAGTCCCTTCCAGTCGTTCGTCCATAGGGTTAAGAATACGTTTGAGACGGCTGGCAAGCCAAAGTGGCTCCAGCGTGTGGATTCCGAGCTCAGACGGCCGAGGTGGATGCGCGGTGACCATGACAACGacaacgacgacgacgacgacgatgtGGAGGAGCAAGGTCGAGGCTCGGGGAATTCAAGCGGGCTGAACCGGTTATTTGGTCCCTAG
- a CDS encoding uncharacterized protein (EggNog:ENOG410PQ9T~COG:S~TransMembrane:1 (n2-9c14/15o63-85i)), translating into MTLALLPSVRASVASYWTTLVSNLPPALHASVLHLETATSQSIAAVSSRVAFFLPFLPFSSSLGVPFALAATALAVLLATLLITMTSWRRSNVWRDVPSPFGAFFRAPQVRDEDFDYVGPEELGAGWRRPSFGRLDSMRDLGPQRAAGGEHVYDEDDVENDNDDDDDDDDEREPDVLRLRHHTKSYLLQFPAFAIGDGILTVGDVRRAAGNVLNVSRLRRIKLLYKGRLLKDDNASAKSVGLKQNSLIMCVVSEDFGSDDDSTSESEVGEFARYRTNYEREPRRRLSSPPGGRRRAQSKRKDARVDRHREDESEAGPRSEPRISHSQPPRPRISPHIPHPTESKPSSPLSAPMSPALTPSSRMPTPSPMLNSSQTPREKLRILDDYVDKVLKPLIKQYIEQPPHDQKALEMEHKRLSETAMTQVLLKADGVELEGDGVARKQRKALILKVQSLLKSLDAAAKH; encoded by the coding sequence ATGACCCTGGCCCTGCTCCCCTCCGTACGCGCGAGTGTCGCTTCGTACTGGACCACCCTGGTGTCTAACCTCCCCCCCGCCCTCCACGCTTCCGTTCTGCATCTGGAGACCGCAACCTCGCAGTCCATCGCCGCCGTTTCGTCTCGCGTTGCTTTCTTCCTCCCTTTCCTCCCGTTTTCATCCTCCCTTGGCGTTCCCTTCGCCCTCGCAGCCACCGCTCTAGCTGTCCTCCTGGCCACCCTGCTCATCACAATGACCAGCTGGAGACGTTCGAACGTGTGGAGAGATGTCCCCTCGCCGTTTGGTGCGTTCTTCCGAGCTCCCCAGGTGCGGGACGAGGACTTTGACTACGTGGGGCCCGAGGAGCTCGGCGCTGGCTGGCGTCGACCGTCGTTCGGCCGGTTGGACTCGATGAGAGATCTAGGTCCACAGCGTGCTGCCGGCGGCGAGCACGTGTACGACGAAGATGATGTCGAGAACGacaacgacgacgacgacgacgacgacgatgagcGGGAGCCCGATGTGCTCAGATTGAGACACCATACGAAGTCTTACCTGCTCCAATTCCCCGCATTTGCAATTGGTGATGGCATCCTGACGGTTGGAGACGTGCGGAGGGCGGCCGGCAACGTGTTGAATGTCAGTCGACTGAGGCGGATCAAGCTGCTCTACAAGGGCCGGTTGCTGAAGGACGACAATGCGTCTGCTAAAAGCGTGGGGTTGAAGCAGAACTCCCTGATAATGTGTGTGGTCTCGGAGGATTTTGGATCTGATGACGACTCGACCAGTGAGTCTGAAGTGGGCGAGTTCGCCCGGTACCGTACCAATTACGAGCGCGAGCCTCGACGCCGGCTGTCCAGCCCGCCAGGGGGGAGAAGGAGAGCCCAGTCGAAACGAAAAGACGCCCGTGTCGATAGGCACCGCGAGGATGAAAGCGAGGCTGGCCCACGCAGCGAGCCACGAATATCTCATTCTCAGCCGCCTCGACCCCGGATCTCTCCGCATATTCCACACCCTACGGAGAGCAAACCCTCGTCCCCGCTGTCTGCCCCCATGTCACCCGCTCTCACGCCCTCGTCTCGCATGCCAACGCCGTCCCCCATGCTCAATTCCTCGCAGACACCACGGGAGAAGCTCAGGATTCTAGATGATTACGTGGACAAGGTTCTGAAGCCTCTGATCAAGCAGTACATCGAGCAGCCGCCGCATGACCAGAAAGCTTTAGAGATGGAGCACAAGAGGCTAAGCGAGACTGCAATGACCCAGGTCCTGCTCAAGGCCGATGGGGTTGAGTTGGAGGGTGATGGAGTTGCTCGCAAGCAGAGGAAGGCGCTCATTTTGAAGGTCCAAAGTCTACTCAAGAGCCTTGATGCTGCCGCCAAACATTGA
- a CDS encoding uncharacterized protein (TransMembrane:1 (i131-150o)): MLIAWQLWNRFFVLFKDWTDVWKPSNGLLEKRRKNPRGRELLPQSAYGDRREEEEGEASFFFFYFSPGEAEAVDTYGDGDEDRDSLGCRDRGKKSSQPATRDENRRTRGASQGVVKGRTINEREEKKTKRMACRTSSSFFFFFFFFFFWLERWAGVQEELQDGLFRHGSFWLMDRLLGCETWTGRAVVVDEVADRRQERERAC; encoded by the coding sequence ATGCTCATTGCATGGCAGCTGTGGAACcgattttttgttttgttcaAGGACTGGACTGACGTTTGGAAGCCGTCGAATGGATTgctggagaagagaaggaaaaaccCCCGGGGACGAGAACTTCTCCCGCAGAGCGCGTACGGTGAtcgaagagaagaggaagaaggggaggcctcctttttctttttttacttttcGCCAGGGGAGGCTGAGGCAGTCGACACTTACGGCGACGGTGATGAAGATAGGGACAGTTTGGGTTGCAGAGACAGAGGGAAGAAAAGCAGCCAACCAGCAACGAGAGATGAGAATCGAAGAACCAGGGGAGCCAGCCAAGGAGTGGTAAAAGGAAGGACGATAAatgaaagggaagaaaaaaaaaccaaacgAATGGCGTGCCGgacttcttcctcttttttttttttttttttttttttttttttttggttggaGAGATGGGCTGGTGTGCAGGAGGAGCTTCAGGACGGACTCTTTCGACACGGCAGCTTCTGGCTTATGGATCGCTTGCTGGGCTGTGAGACATGGACAGGGAGGGCGGTGGTCGTCGACGAGGTCGCTGATCGTCGCCAAGAGCGCGAACGGGCTTGTTAA
- a CDS encoding uncharacterized protein (EggNog:ENOG410PNZ2~COG:S~BUSCO:7371at33183): protein MAETAANNSADALSSPGSVKESQRPWDQSPSNGQDSTNPAPSKPRTSHDSTAPHPKYNSKNSISEAVNGTPVSGTLSRSGSRQGHLQDQGYLATHRGDTSSRMDTGLGPGGSDSDSLLDLYEQDPANRSSSSIMDSTDPKPDKGGYYRPQEPDDSHWIHRDKLAKIESEELQQFGIQAQDPVLMRHRSDSKRGRSYESQSIGTNGSVEPNESFPIIHEDKRQRLASPIPIDDGPQDEDVGPAVFEDPRLPEEIAADPYEDGGSASSSRVYRMPGLRKSSSRIPVLASSPHPIPHEYLGRDSPLPRTRNNTVTSGDEDTLSFSKTRRPSESAPRVLQTPEPQIETTPPQSSQPSTASRQLQNSPSKAKHSAKSTPATSRKASGTQDTRKSSGTHKKAAASNGNGSIQNQRPGTRSGERRPPTGLNRPEGDPPWLATMYKPDPRLPPDQQMLPTHAKRLQQELWEKEGRIPSTYDKDFAPLAIRRDEKPPSPVAEPELPKEEDPCPIVFAPPSLPSLPSPPKSPEMRDHPGKGDTDRSGYKSIPSLIPSATEPTFTTSISAKPGPSPMQEQPPPKKKSCSCCIVM from the exons ATGGCAGAGACTGCTGCAAACAACTCAGCAGATGCTCTGTCATCGCCCGGCAGTGTGAAGGAAAGCCAGCGACCATGGGATCAATCCCCTTCAAATGGACAAGAT TCCACGAATCCCGCCCCTTCCAAGCCTCGAACGTCCCACGATTCTACAGCTCCCCACCCAAAATACAACTCAAAGAACAGTATTTCCGAGGCCGTGAATGGAACCCCCGTTTCCGGCACCCTGTCGCGATCGGGGTCAAGACAGGGCCATCTCCAGGATCAGGGTTATTTAGCAACTCATCGGGGCGATACATCAAGCCGGATGGACACTGGTCTAGGCCCCGGCGGCAGCGACTCAGACAGTCTATTGGACCTTTATGAACAAGATCCGGCAAATCGCAGCTCATCCAGTATCATGGATTCAACGGACCCAAAGCCGGACAAGGGAGGCTATTACCGGCCCCAAGAGCCCGACGACTCGCACTGGATTCATCGGGACAAGCTGGCGAAGATCGAGAGCGAAGAGCTGCAGCAATTCGGTATCCAAGCTCAAGATCCTGTTCTCATGAGACATAGATCAGACAGCAAAAGAGGCCGTAGCTACGAGTCCCAGAGTATTGGAACAAATGGAAGCGTGGAGCCAAACGAGTCGTTTCCCATCATCCACGAGGATAAGAGGCAACGGCTTGCTTCACCTATTCCCATCGACGACGGTCCGCAGGACGAAGACGTTGGGCCGGCCGTGTTCGAGGACCCACGTCTACCAGAAGAAATCGCGGCTGATCCCTATGAAGATGGTGGTAGCGCGTCGTCGTCAAGAGTGTACCGCATGCCTGGTTTGAGGAAGAGCTCGTCTCGGATTCCGGTTCTCGCTTCGAGCCCTCACCCCATTCCTCACGAGTACCTGGGCCGCGACTCTCCTCTCCCAAGAACTAGGAACAATACGGTGACTAGCGGAGATGAAGATACCTTGTCGTTTTCAAAAACCCGACGTCCCAGCGAATCGGCACCCCGCGTGTTGCAGACCCCAGAGCCGCAAATCGAGACAACCCCCCCGCAAAGCTCCCAACCCTCCACTGCGAGTCGTCAATTGCAGAACTCACCTTCCAAGGCGAAGCACTCTGCCAAATCGACCCCCGCCACGAGCCGTAAAGCTTCCGGCACCCAAGATACGCGGAAAAGTTCGGGAACCCACAAGAAAGCGGCCGCCAGCAACGGCAACGGTAGCATCCAGAATCAGCGTCCGGGCACAAGATCCGGAGAGCGTCGGCCCCCAACCGGACTCAATCGCCCAGAAGGCGATCCTCCATGGCTGGCGACTATGTACAAGCCAGATCCACGCCTGCCACCAGACCAGCAGATGCTTCCCACCCACGCGAAAAGGCTCCAGCAAGAGCTCTGGGAAAAGGAGGGCAGGATACCATCTACCTACGACAAGGATTTTGCTCCATTGGCCATTCGACGTGATGAGAAGCCTCCATCTCCTGTCGCAGAGCCCGAACTGCCAAAGGAAGAAGACCCCTGTCCCATTGTTTTCGCGCCCCCATCACTGCCGTCACTACCATCACCGCCAAAGAGCCCGGAGATGAGAGACCATCCCGGGAAAGGTGATACTGACCGCTCAGGTTACAAATCAATACCTTCTCTGATCCCTAGCGCTACAGAACCGACATTCACGACGTCCATCAGTGCGAAACCGGGGCCCAGTCCCATGCAAGAACAACCCCCTCCCAAAAAGAAGAGCTGCTCTTGCTGCATTGTTATGTGA